One window of the Pieris brassicae chromosome 4, ilPieBrab1.1, whole genome shotgun sequence genome contains the following:
- the LOC123708763 gene encoding endoplasmic reticulum lectin 1 isoform X2 produces MNILFLSFLIIGSAFAVQHDFKGFDDTILFSINWPGSPEALENLVNNNEIKPEESQLKVTTTQKEQYECHLPILKDKVTTSVEDYDGPTPFDLLKPIFSQKICSYRLESYWSYEVCHGRHVRQYHEDREGKEHKTHEFFLGRWSDEEHSKLSSEIKALQEAKEKPKTTKVQGSSLPYVEIAMSDGTVCDLSGQPRKTRVLYVCYTHGKHEIYSMKETSTCEYEIIILSGLLCEHPQFKPKDVSENVINCMPISDAPNKPRNLLKSEVESLRLNHQSIRLTNDGETHLKFELHPLSEEAEVGQSQIGEEVPAPITDDSPVRAFLNGENCLNGGTGWWKYEFCYGRHVVQYHVDRAGERTSLTLGEFDEKAHLQWIKENPAKAPKPVEIRTSVSHFYSNGDVCDKTGKARQTEVKLKCLENSSSPAQVSLYLLEPRTCNYILGVESPLICEILPLADENGLIKIKPKAIKGD; encoded by the exons atgaatatattgtttttatcttttttaataattggaagCGCCTTTGCTGTACAGCATGATTTCAAAGGATTTGACGACACCATTCTATTTTCAATCAATTGGCCCGGCTCTCCAGAAGCGTTAGagaatttagtaaataataatgaaattaaaccTGAG gaaAGTCAGTTAAAAGTGACAACAACTCAAAAGGAGCAATATGAATGTCATTTGCCaatattaaaggataaagTAACAACAAGTGTTGAGGACTATGATGGTCCAACACCATTTGATTTATTGAAGCCAATATTTTCTCAAAAGATTTGTTCATACCGTTTAGAAAGCTACTGGAGCTATGAAGTCTGTCACGGACGGCATGTTAGGCAATATCATGAAGATCGGGAAG GTAAAGAACATAAGACTCATGAGTTCTTCTTAGGACGTTGGTCAGACGAAGAACATTCGAAGCTTAGCAGTGAAATAAAGGCTTTACAAGAGGCTAAAGAGAAGCCCAAGACTACAAAAGTCCAGGGCTCGTCATTACCTTACGTGGAGATCGCTATGAGCGATG GTACTGTTTGCGATTTGAGCGGTCAGCCGCGCAAGACGAGAGTGCTGTACGTATGTTACACACATGGCAAACATGAGATTTACTCGATGAAAGAGACCTCGACTTGtgaatatgaaattataattctatCGGGATTGTTATGTGAGCATCCCCAATTCAAGCCTAAAGATGTTTccgaaaatgtaataaattgtatgcCGATTAGCGACGCACCCAACAAACCAAGAAACCTGTTAAAAAGTGAAGTCGAGAGTCTCCGGCTAAATCATCAGTCGATAAGATTGACCAAC GACGGTGAAACTCATTTGAAGTTCGAGTTGCATCCTTTATCTGAAGAGGCCGAAGTGGGACAAAGCCAGATAGGCGAAGAAGTTCCCGCGCCCATCACCGACGACTCCCCGGTGCGGGCCTTTCTCAACGGAGAAAACTGTTTGAACGGG GGCACCGGCTGGTGGAAGTACGAGTTCTGCTACGGCCGACACGTGGTGCAGTACCACGTGGACCGAGCCGGCGAACGCACGTCTCTCACGTTGGGGGAGTTCGACGAAAAGGCGCATCTGCAGTGGATCAAGGAAAACCCGGCCAAAGCGCCCAAACCCGTCG AAATCCGCACTTCGGTATCGCATTTCTACTCGAACGGCGACGTTTGCGATAAAACGGGCAAAGCTCGTCAGACGGAAGTGAAGCTCAAATGTCTGGAGAACTCGTCGAGTCCAGCCCAAGTGTCCCTTTACCTTCTGGAGCCAAGGACCTGCAACTACATTCTCGGAGTGGAGTCACCTTTGATCTGCGAGATCCTGCCTTTGGCCGACGAGAACGGCCTCATCAAAATCAAACCCAAAGCGATAAAGGGTGATTAG
- the LOC123708763 gene encoding endoplasmic reticulum lectin 1 isoform X1 has protein sequence MNILFLSFLIIGSAFAVQHDFKGFDDTILFSINWPGSPEALENLVNNNEIKPEESQLKVTTTQKEQYECHLPILKDKVTTSVEDYDGPTPFDLLKPIFSQKICSYRLESYWSYEVCHGRHVRQYHEDREGKEHKTHEFFLGRWSDEEHSKLSSEIKALQEAKEKPKTTKVQGSSLPYVEIAMSDGTVCDLSGQPRKTRVLYVCYTHGKHEIYSMKETSTCEYEIIILSGLLCEHPQFKPKDVSENVINCMPISDAPNKPRNLLKSEVESLRLNHQSIRLTNDETDKDVLAVLKVEKIEKDGETHLKFELHPLSEEAEVGQSQIGEEVPAPITDDSPVRAFLNGENCLNGGTGWWKYEFCYGRHVVQYHVDRAGERTSLTLGEFDEKAHLQWIKENPAKAPKPVEIRTSVSHFYSNGDVCDKTGKARQTEVKLKCLENSSSPAQVSLYLLEPRTCNYILGVESPLICEILPLADENGLIKIKPKAIKGD, from the exons atgaatatattgtttttatcttttttaataattggaagCGCCTTTGCTGTACAGCATGATTTCAAAGGATTTGACGACACCATTCTATTTTCAATCAATTGGCCCGGCTCTCCAGAAGCGTTAGagaatttagtaaataataatgaaattaaaccTGAG gaaAGTCAGTTAAAAGTGACAACAACTCAAAAGGAGCAATATGAATGTCATTTGCCaatattaaaggataaagTAACAACAAGTGTTGAGGACTATGATGGTCCAACACCATTTGATTTATTGAAGCCAATATTTTCTCAAAAGATTTGTTCATACCGTTTAGAAAGCTACTGGAGCTATGAAGTCTGTCACGGACGGCATGTTAGGCAATATCATGAAGATCGGGAAG GTAAAGAACATAAGACTCATGAGTTCTTCTTAGGACGTTGGTCAGACGAAGAACATTCGAAGCTTAGCAGTGAAATAAAGGCTTTACAAGAGGCTAAAGAGAAGCCCAAGACTACAAAAGTCCAGGGCTCGTCATTACCTTACGTGGAGATCGCTATGAGCGATG GTACTGTTTGCGATTTGAGCGGTCAGCCGCGCAAGACGAGAGTGCTGTACGTATGTTACACACATGGCAAACATGAGATTTACTCGATGAAAGAGACCTCGACTTGtgaatatgaaattataattctatCGGGATTGTTATGTGAGCATCCCCAATTCAAGCCTAAAGATGTTTccgaaaatgtaataaattgtatgcCGATTAGCGACGCACCCAACAAACCAAGAAACCTGTTAAAAAGTGAAGTCGAGAGTCTCCGGCTAAATCATCAGTCGATAAGATTGACCAAC GATGAGACGGATAAGGACGTCCTGGCCGTTTTGAAAGTTGAAAAGATCGAAAAG GACGGTGAAACTCATTTGAAGTTCGAGTTGCATCCTTTATCTGAAGAGGCCGAAGTGGGACAAAGCCAGATAGGCGAAGAAGTTCCCGCGCCCATCACCGACGACTCCCCGGTGCGGGCCTTTCTCAACGGAGAAAACTGTTTGAACGGG GGCACCGGCTGGTGGAAGTACGAGTTCTGCTACGGCCGACACGTGGTGCAGTACCACGTGGACCGAGCCGGCGAACGCACGTCTCTCACGTTGGGGGAGTTCGACGAAAAGGCGCATCTGCAGTGGATCAAGGAAAACCCGGCCAAAGCGCCCAAACCCGTCG AAATCCGCACTTCGGTATCGCATTTCTACTCGAACGGCGACGTTTGCGATAAAACGGGCAAAGCTCGTCAGACGGAAGTGAAGCTCAAATGTCTGGAGAACTCGTCGAGTCCAGCCCAAGTGTCCCTTTACCTTCTGGAGCCAAGGACCTGCAACTACATTCTCGGAGTGGAGTCACCTTTGATCTGCGAGATCCTGCCTTTGGCCGACGAGAACGGCCTCATCAAAATCAAACCCAAAGCGATAAAGGGTGATTAG
- the LOC123708962 gene encoding CUGBP Elav-like family member 2 isoform X5, with protein MRGEAAGARGKGAKSGSNYPAISAAYWLPPSNPTPYHVPERKLFVGMLNKKLSENDVRALFAGHGAIEECTVLRDAQGQSKGCAFVTFVSKQAAIAAIKTLHHSQTMEGCSAPLVVKFADTQKEKEQKKLQAMQASLWGLTPVTPTYQLPSEAALSPATQLQLLQQLQAVGLQQQLLQGQGSTLLQGINYPDIAFNGAGLSGGAVSGVGTIGGSDQLGGLLAPVSVQNLAALAAITQPPVVTQAAPMAPATAQQPAAPQLCLLGKTNITGSTAEPLSSAYAAQFGTFAAAPLGSVLGTAAAAAAGKQVEGPEGGNLFIYHLPQEFTDTDLASTFLPFGHVISAKVFIDKQTNLSKCFGFVSYDNAASAQAAIQAMNGFQIGTKRLKVQLKRSKELSRPY; from the exons AGCGCAAGTTATTTGTGGGAATGCTCAACAAGAAGCTATCAGAGAATGATGTCAGAGCGTTGTTCGCGGGACACGGCGCTATAGAAGAATGTACTGTGTTAAGGGACGCACAGGGCCAAAGCAAAGGGTGTGCATTCGTAACATTCGTCTCTAAACAAGCTGCAATTGCTGCTATTAAG ACGCTTCATCACAGCCAAACCATGGAAGGTTGTTCGGCACCCCTTGTTGTAAAATTCGCGGATAcgcaaaaagaaaaagaacaAAAGAAACTGCAAGCAATGCAGGCTAGCCTCTGGGGCCTGACGCCTGTGACGCCGACTTATCAGCTGCCTTCGGAGGCGGCCTTATCACCGGCAACGCAGCTGCAATTGTTGCAGCAGTTGCAGGCGGTTGGACTGCAGCAACAGCTTCTACAAGGCCAAGGCTCAACATTGTTACAAG GTATTAACTACCCAGATATCGCTTTCAACGGTGCAGGGCTAAGTGGCGGAGCGGTGAGTGGGGTCGGGACAATTGGTGGATCGGACCAACTCGGTGGGCTTCTAGCGCCGGTGTCTGTGCAGAACTTAGCTGCGCTAGCGGCCATTACGCAGCCCCCGGTCGTGACGCAAGCGGCGCCTATGGCCCCCGCTACGGCCCAACAGCCTGCAGCGCCACAACTat GTCTTCTCGGAAAGACTAACATCACAG GGTCAACAGCTGAACCTCTAAGCTCTGCGTACGCGGCACAGTTTGGTACTTTCGCTGCGGCGCCCTTGGGGTCTGTGCTTGGTACGGCCGCTGCCGCAGCTGCTGGGAAGCAGGTTGAAG gcCCGGAGGGCGGCAACCTGTTCATCTACCACCTACCGCAGGAGTTCACAGACACGGACCTCGCGTCCACCTTCCTACCCTTCGGTCACGTGATATCAGCCAAAGTGTTCATAGACAAACAGACGAACCTCTCGAAGTGTTTCGGTTTCGTCTCGTACGACAATGCCGCGTCGGCGCAGGCCGCAATACAGGCCATGAACGGATTCCAAATCGGTACAAAGAGACTCAAAGTTCAATTGAAACGTTCGAAAGAGCTCTCGAGACCGTACTAG
- the LOC123708507 gene encoding protein cornichon, with the protein MAFSFPAFSYIIALIIDAFLIFFSIFHVIAFDELKTDYKNPIDQCNSLNPLVLPEYLLHLFINVLFLLSQEWFALIINLPLIIYHIFRYRNRPVMSGPGLYDPTSIMNADVLTVCQREGWIKLAFYLLSFFIYLYGMIVVLIAV; encoded by the exons atGGCGTTTAGTTTCCCAGCTTTTTCATACATTATTGCGTTAATTATTGACgcatttcttatatttttttctatatttcatGTGATAGCATTTGATGAATTAAAAACTGATTATAAGAATCCAATTGATCAATGTAATAGTTTAAACCCT CTGGTGCTGCCGGAGTATTTgctgcatttatttattaacgtgTTGTTCTTATTGTCGCAAGAATGGTTTGCACTAATAATCAATTTACCATTAATTATCTATCACATATTCAG atatcgAAACCGACCTGTGATGTCAGGGCCTGGCCTGTATGACCCGACGAGCATAATGAATGCTGATGTTTTGACTGTTTGTCAGCGGGAAGGATGGATAAAGTTAGCATTTTATTTGCTTTCATTCTTCATATACTTATATGG AATGATTGTGGTGCTTATTGCAGTATAG